A window of Tautonia plasticadhaerens contains these coding sequences:
- a CDS encoding alpha/beta hydrolase: MSSTQVLVLLLALPPLGVLAFACYVLIRYTPVIGRIFEEKPVFFPLRVDPIPDGEDVSFPTRDGLELVGTYFPARTEGRLGVVVFCHEFLGNRWSALPYADYLRDEGFDLFSFDFRNHGNSDSEDGYEPFQWVCGRETRDLQAALAYLRTRPDRDPAGFGVFGVSRGGGTALAVAADEPDLWAVATDGAFPTRGTMLAYIMRWAEIYVGRWFIWRYMPVAMFAFVGWGGRLRSQWRLRRVFPDIERAASRLAPRPLFMIHGQRDAYINQDIARGLYDNAREPKDFWLVPGAKHNRCRELCPEEYRVRVTSFFRQAAPRGSRSPVASLSTEGHRVEAFAGHL, from the coding sequence GTGTCCAGCACCCAGGTCCTCGTCCTGCTGCTCGCCCTCCCCCCCCTGGGCGTCCTGGCGTTCGCCTGCTACGTCCTGATCCGCTACACGCCGGTGATCGGCCGGATCTTCGAGGAGAAGCCGGTCTTCTTCCCGCTCCGGGTCGACCCGATCCCCGACGGCGAGGACGTCTCCTTCCCCACCCGGGACGGCCTGGAGCTGGTGGGCACCTACTTCCCGGCCCGGACGGAGGGGCGGCTCGGCGTGGTGGTATTCTGCCACGAGTTCTTGGGCAACCGCTGGAGCGCGCTCCCCTACGCCGACTACCTGCGAGACGAGGGGTTCGACCTCTTCAGCTTCGACTTCCGCAACCACGGGAACAGCGACTCCGAGGATGGCTACGAGCCGTTCCAGTGGGTCTGCGGCCGGGAGACCCGGGATCTCCAGGCCGCCCTGGCCTACCTCCGGACCCGGCCGGACCGCGACCCGGCCGGCTTCGGCGTCTTCGGCGTCAGCCGGGGGGGCGGCACGGCGCTGGCGGTCGCCGCCGACGAGCCGGATCTCTGGGCGGTGGCCACCGACGGCGCCTTCCCGACCCGAGGAACGATGCTCGCCTACATCATGCGCTGGGCGGAGATCTACGTCGGCCGCTGGTTCATCTGGCGGTACATGCCGGTCGCGATGTTCGCCTTCGTCGGCTGGGGCGGTCGGCTCCGGTCGCAATGGCGGCTGCGTCGGGTCTTCCCCGACATCGAGCGGGCCGCCTCTCGGCTCGCCCCGAGGCCCCTGTTCATGATCCACGGCCAGCGCGACGCCTACATCAACCAGGACATCGCCCGGGGACTGTACGACAACGCCCGGGAGCCCAAGGACTTCTGGCTCGTCCCCGGCGCCAAGCACAACCGCTGCCGGGAACTTTGCCCGGAGGAATACCGGGTCCGGGTCACCTCCTTCTTCCGCCAGGCGGCCCCCCGGGGCTCGCGATCCCCGGTCGCGTCGTTGTCGACCGAAGGTCATCGGGTCGAGGCATTCGCCGGCCATCTCTGA
- a CDS encoding GH3 auxin-responsive promoter family protein has translation MIRTVRRWVGAPIANRARRLAQDYLRQASHADRIQRERLLELVRRHAESAFGREHGFSSIRSTEEFRRRVPIRDYDGHEPYLARVRNGEPQALFGPGTEILMFAMTSGTTARPKTIPVTRESLRAYRDGWRIWGILAFDAHEEMIRHGMRPILQLASDWRESATPSGIPCGAITGLTAAMQHPLIRLNYCMPPSASRIKDVEAKYYVALRLSAYRDVGALIAANPSTLLGIARLGDREKQTLIRDLFDGRIDPKWDIPEDVRRSLRFRGGIPRRRAARRLDAVAERSGRLLPRDIWPDLQFLANWTGGTMGAYLRQYPDVFGEVPIRDPGLIASEGRMTIPIDDHSPAGLLDYPHAYFEFIPEDAEDAEQPDTVEAADLVEGRRYFILLTNASGLYRYQIRDLVQCVGFEGKAPKLVFLNKGSHISSLTGEKLSEFQVVAAMKELQKSSGLTFKSFLLLPSWGDPPSYSLLLEEDDLAGSCSPEALAGLIDRELCRQNVEYENKRETLRLGPARVRRVVPGSWNAFRERRLASTGGTLEQYKQPCLLSDLEVIKGFSFADEATRSGVV, from the coding sequence ATGATCCGAACCGTCCGACGATGGGTCGGCGCGCCCATCGCCAACCGGGCCCGCCGCCTGGCCCAGGATTACCTCCGACAGGCGTCTCACGCCGACCGGATCCAGCGGGAACGGCTCCTGGAACTGGTCCGACGCCACGCCGAGAGCGCCTTCGGCCGGGAGCACGGCTTCTCCTCCATCCGATCGACGGAGGAGTTTCGCCGTCGCGTCCCGATCCGGGACTACGACGGCCACGAGCCCTACCTCGCCCGGGTCCGGAACGGCGAGCCCCAGGCCCTCTTCGGCCCGGGGACCGAGATCCTCATGTTCGCCATGACCTCGGGCACCACTGCCCGGCCCAAGACGATCCCGGTGACCCGGGAGTCGCTCCGGGCCTACCGCGACGGCTGGCGGATCTGGGGCATCCTCGCGTTTGATGCGCACGAGGAGATGATCCGGCACGGGATGCGGCCGATCCTCCAGCTGGCCAGCGACTGGCGGGAGTCGGCCACGCCCTCCGGCATCCCCTGCGGCGCGATCACCGGGCTGACGGCCGCCATGCAGCACCCGCTGATCCGACTGAACTACTGCATGCCGCCGTCGGCGTCCCGGATCAAGGACGTGGAGGCGAAGTACTACGTCGCCCTCCGCCTCTCCGCCTATCGGGACGTCGGCGCGCTCATCGCGGCCAACCCGAGCACGCTGCTGGGGATCGCCCGGCTCGGCGACCGGGAGAAGCAGACGCTGATCCGTGACCTCTTCGACGGCCGGATCGACCCGAAGTGGGACATCCCCGAGGACGTCCGCCGTTCGCTCCGCTTCCGGGGGGGGATCCCCCGGCGTCGGGCCGCCCGACGGCTCGATGCGGTCGCCGAGCGGTCCGGCCGGCTCCTGCCGAGGGACATCTGGCCCGACCTGCAATTCCTCGCCAACTGGACCGGTGGGACGATGGGGGCGTACCTCCGCCAGTACCCCGACGTCTTCGGCGAGGTCCCCATCCGGGATCCCGGGCTGATCGCCTCCGAGGGGAGGATGACCATCCCGATCGACGACCATTCTCCCGCCGGCCTGCTGGACTACCCCCACGCCTACTTCGAATTCATCCCCGAGGACGCCGAGGACGCCGAGCAGCCCGACACCGTCGAGGCCGCCGACCTCGTGGAGGGTCGGCGTTACTTCATCCTGCTGACCAACGCCAGCGGCCTCTATCGGTATCAGATCCGGGACCTCGTCCAGTGCGTCGGCTTCGAGGGGAAGGCGCCGAAGCTGGTCTTCCTGAACAAGGGCTCGCACATCTCCAGCCTGACCGGCGAGAAGCTCTCCGAGTTCCAGGTCGTCGCCGCGATGAAGGAATTGCAGAAGAGTTCGGGGCTGACCTTCAAGTCCTTCCTCCTGCTGCCGAGCTGGGGCGACCCGCCCTCCTATTCCCTACTGCTGGAGGAGGACGACCTCGCCGGGTCGTGCAGCCCCGAAGCCCTGGCCGGGTTGATCGACCGGGAGCTGTGCCGGCAGAACGTGGAATACGAGAACAAGCGGGAAACGCTCCGCCTGGGCCCGGCTCGGGTCCGTCGCGTCGTGCCCGGTTCCTGGAACGCCTTCCGAGAGCGCCGCCTGGCGTCGACCGGAGGGACGCTGGAACAGTACAAGCAGCCCTGCCTCCTGTCGGATCTGGAGGTCATCAAGGGGTTCTCGTTCGCCGACGAGGCGACGCGGTCGGGCGTGGTCTGA
- a CDS encoding DUF1571 domain-containing protein, with protein sequence MTSGQDAARRRNRPRALTRAAALAALAAVLPGCAQLQQGWRDRIGVDRRGATAPVPSIPETPAVVSSDPYAARVGLDDGKPRASWSAIRDRTDLTDAGPGPSRSMAMIEPSAHPEASVPLPPPDQPTPVPASPAAAPLPAPASPAPVVSGTETSTTGPLAPPQDGLDAIEGVLDRGIARLESMRNYRVSLERQERVRGTLQDAETVTLNVRTDPFAVRLEWPEGPSKGREVLYSEVECDGLMHVKMGKTLIPIPPMQLEPTSPIALSNARHPITEAGLRHILEQTKDQVAAARSGDSAIGTFSRLDPHVPDGFEVPCIEILRETPEGDHWRLVVEESTGLPVLLEATDADGQLLESYRFRDLRPDPVELDEPGAFDPAVRFARGPARPDPQESGTDEAG encoded by the coding sequence ATGACATCGGGTCAGGATGCCGCCCGCCGTCGCAACCGCCCCCGGGCACTCACCCGGGCCGCGGCCCTCGCCGCCCTCGCGGCCGTCCTCCCGGGCTGTGCCCAGCTCCAGCAGGGTTGGAGGGACCGGATCGGGGTGGACCGCCGGGGTGCGACCGCCCCGGTCCCCTCGATCCCGGAGACGCCCGCCGTCGTCTCCTCCGACCCCTATGCCGCCCGGGTCGGCCTGGACGACGGCAAACCCCGTGCTTCGTGGTCGGCGATCCGGGACCGCACCGACCTGACCGACGCGGGCCCGGGCCCAAGCCGGTCGATGGCCATGATTGAGCCCTCGGCGCATCCCGAGGCGAGCGTCCCCCTCCCACCCCCGGACCAGCCGACCCCGGTCCCGGCAAGTCCGGCCGCGGCGCCGCTCCCGGCCCCGGCAAGTCCGGCCCCGGTCGTCTCCGGGACCGAGACGTCCACGACAGGCCCCCTGGCCCCTCCGCAGGACGGGCTGGACGCAATCGAGGGGGTCCTCGATCGGGGGATCGCCCGACTCGAATCGATGAGGAATTACCGGGTCTCGCTCGAGCGGCAGGAGCGAGTCCGGGGGACGCTCCAGGACGCGGAGACGGTCACGCTGAACGTCCGGACCGACCCGTTCGCCGTCCGGCTGGAATGGCCGGAGGGGCCGAGCAAGGGACGGGAGGTGCTCTATTCCGAGGTCGAGTGCGACGGCCTGATGCACGTGAAGATGGGGAAGACGCTGATCCCCATCCCCCCCATGCAGCTCGAGCCGACCTCGCCGATCGCCCTGAGCAACGCCAGGCACCCGATCACCGAGGCCGGCCTGCGGCACATCCTCGAACAGACCAAGGACCAGGTCGCCGCCGCCCGGAGTGGGGACTCCGCAATCGGCACGTTCTCCCGGCTCGACCCCCACGTCCCCGACGGCTTCGAAGTCCCCTGCATCGAGATCCTCCGGGAGACGCCGGAGGGCGACCACTGGCGGCTCGTCGTCGAGGAGTCGACGGGCCTACCCGTGCTGCTGGAGGCGACCGACGCCGACGGTCAGCTCCTCGAGTCCTACCGCTTCCGGGACCTCCGGCCCGACCCGGTGGAGCTGGATGAGCCCGGCGCCTTCGATCCCGCGGTCCGCTTCGCCCGGGGTCCGGCCCGCCCCGACCCGCAAGAATCGGGGACGGACGAGGCCGGTTGA
- a CDS encoding response regulator → MPGDHPFSILITDDDSETRESLREIFEPAGYRTLLAETGEEALDIAQAEDVHLALMDMHLPRISGLETMQLIRQIKGVLPMILISADQDDNLLRKALSAHAFCVLAKPVSRHVVIYVVSRAMEKFYRADPPGAVG, encoded by the coding sequence GTGCCAGGCGATCATCCCTTCTCGATCCTGATCACGGATGACGACTCCGAGACCCGGGAGTCGCTCCGAGAGATCTTCGAGCCCGCCGGTTACCGGACCCTCCTGGCCGAGACCGGCGAGGAAGCGCTCGACATCGCGCAGGCCGAGGACGTCCACCTCGCGCTGATGGACATGCACCTGCCCCGGATCAGCGGCCTGGAGACGATGCAGCTGATCCGGCAGATCAAGGGGGTCCTCCCCATGATCCTCATCTCGGCCGACCAGGACGACAACCTGCTGCGGAAGGCCCTCTCGGCCCATGCGTTCTGCGTCCTGGCCAAGCCGGTGAGCCGCCATGTCGTCATCTACGTCGTCAGCCGGGCGATGGAGAAATTCTATCGAGCCGACCCACCCGGCGCCGTCGGCTGA
- a CDS encoding HoxN/HupN/NixA family nickel/cobalt transporter — MSSSTSSAGRWRNSIEPTHPAPSADRPSCRRPNPLLLAILASVPGGLALGHDIPDERVDRSIQIRLEPPILRVSYEVDLSEWTLFQDLKRLAPDLPPGDRSDRLGAYARVVAPLNARGLLASVDGSGLPWRLARSEVDFEQHALLTFHFEATVPASGRLRLRDTNYVSSYGTSRLALGVSPGTVVAGYEGPTELAEVAEVPIWAMSDDQEEATRGVEVVYGPSGGGELPAEDPARSGHPTPITEPVPPASDEPGAEADRLTALFFESSGRSTPLLLLAALVLGAAHAIQPGHGKTAVVGVSIQGRRPLGRGLILAGTAAVSHFSVAVALAVGAVVLAPSGFDRIDSAATRGVGLVLGLVGAWRVGASLGGATPGEPGSGRRIGSSRDAILAGLALGAIPCWDAVLLLALAWVAGQPGLGVALLLAFSLGASATLLGVALLAGLFRTAARRLADSPTLERSLGTLGGLLLAGIGAFLFLG; from the coding sequence ATGTCGTCATCTACGTCGTCAGCCGGGCGATGGAGAAATTCTATCGAGCCGACCCACCCGGCGCCGTCGGCTGATCGGCCGTCGTGCCGGCGGCCCAATCCCCTGCTCCTCGCGATCCTGGCCTCGGTCCCCGGCGGCCTCGCCCTCGGCCACGACATCCCCGACGAACGGGTCGACCGCTCGATCCAGATTCGCCTGGAGCCGCCGATCCTGAGGGTCTCCTACGAGGTGGACCTCTCGGAATGGACCCTCTTCCAGGACCTCAAGCGGCTGGCCCCGGATCTCCCCCCGGGGGATCGATCCGATCGGCTCGGGGCCTATGCCAGGGTCGTCGCCCCGCTCAACGCCCGGGGGTTGCTGGCGAGCGTGGACGGCTCGGGACTCCCCTGGCGTCTCGCCCGGTCCGAGGTGGACTTCGAGCAGCACGCCCTGCTGACGTTCCACTTCGAGGCGACCGTCCCCGCCTCGGGCCGACTCCGGCTGCGCGACACGAACTACGTCTCCTCGTACGGGACGAGCCGCCTCGCCCTGGGAGTCTCCCCTGGCACGGTGGTGGCCGGGTACGAGGGCCCGACGGAACTCGCCGAGGTGGCCGAGGTCCCCATCTGGGCGATGAGCGACGATCAGGAGGAGGCGACCCGGGGGGTCGAGGTCGTCTATGGCCCCTCGGGTGGCGGCGAACTCCCGGCCGAGGACCCGGCGAGGTCCGGTCATCCCACCCCGATCACGGAGCCGGTGCCTCCCGCCTCGGACGAGCCTGGTGCGGAGGCCGATCGACTCACCGCCCTGTTCTTCGAGTCCTCGGGGCGTTCCACGCCGCTCCTCCTGCTGGCCGCACTGGTCCTCGGCGCGGCCCATGCAATCCAGCCGGGGCACGGTAAGACGGCGGTGGTCGGGGTGTCGATCCAAGGTCGCCGACCCCTCGGCCGTGGCCTGATCCTGGCCGGGACGGCGGCCGTGAGCCATTTCTCCGTCGCGGTGGCCCTGGCGGTGGGGGCCGTGGTGCTCGCCCCGTCGGGGTTCGATCGGATCGACTCGGCCGCGACCCGGGGGGTCGGGCTCGTGCTGGGGCTCGTCGGGGCCTGGCGGGTCGGGGCGTCGCTGGGGGGGGCGACTCCCGGCGAGCCGGGGTCCGGACGACGGATCGGGTCGTCCCGGGACGCGATCCTCGCGGGGCTCGCCCTGGGGGCGATCCCCTGCTGGGACGCGGTGTTGCTGCTCGCGTTGGCCTGGGTCGCGGGCCAGCCGGGCCTGGGGGTGGCATTGCTCCTGGCCTTCAGCCTGGGAGCCTCGGCCACGTTGCTCGGCGTCGCCCTGCTGGCCGGTCTCTTCCGGACGGCCGCCCGTCGCCTGGCCGACTCGCCGACGCTGGAGCGGTCCCTGGGCACGCTCGGCGGCCTGCTGCTGGCGGGGATTGGGGCGTTCCTCTTCCTGGGATGA
- a CDS encoding mandelate racemase/muconate lactonizing enzyme family protein, translating to MGLVRIACYHVALPLKKPIRHASHERTTSDSLIVRATLDGGIEGYGEGVPRSYVTGETIESAIEAVCGTDPAPALGDPTDYEQAVARIDALTLPSIEADPRGMFGNAARCALELALLDAFGRKFGRSVSDAVRCLLEGRSYLRPEPGPVRYSGAITAEDPRKERISAWKMRIYGFDRVKVKVGVSGQDDPARLRRFRRILGSRMDLRLDANESWSAAELLDRVAPLRGCRPSAIEQPVPHAEVESLAELRPRLGVPVMLDESLCGAPDGRRAVSLGLADLFNVRISKCGGLGPTIRLIDLAFRSGLGVQLGCHPGESGLLSAAGRHLASNLIGLRYLEGSYERHVLAENPTTPDVTFGFGGRAGTIAGPGLGVEVDPARLERMTVSRRDISHA from the coding sequence ATGGGCCTGGTCCGCATCGCGTGTTACCACGTCGCCCTGCCGCTGAAGAAGCCGATCCGCCACGCCTCCCACGAGCGGACGACCAGCGACAGCCTGATCGTCCGGGCGACGCTCGACGGCGGGATCGAGGGCTACGGGGAGGGGGTCCCCCGGTCCTACGTCACCGGGGAGACGATCGAGTCGGCGATCGAGGCGGTCTGCGGCACCGACCCGGCCCCGGCCCTCGGCGACCCGACCGATTACGAGCAGGCGGTCGCCCGGATCGACGCCCTCACGCTCCCCTCGATCGAGGCCGATCCCCGGGGCATGTTCGGCAACGCGGCGCGATGCGCCCTGGAGCTGGCCCTGCTCGACGCCTTCGGGCGGAAGTTCGGCCGGTCCGTCTCCGACGCGGTGCGGTGCCTCCTGGAGGGTCGATCGTACCTCCGCCCCGAGCCTGGCCCGGTCCGCTACAGCGGGGCGATCACCGCGGAGGATCCGAGGAAGGAGCGGATCTCCGCCTGGAAGATGCGGATTTACGGGTTCGATCGGGTGAAGGTCAAGGTCGGCGTTTCGGGCCAGGACGACCCGGCCCGGTTGCGGCGATTCCGGCGGATCCTCGGCAGCCGGATGGACCTCCGCCTGGACGCCAACGAGTCGTGGTCGGCCGCCGAATTGCTCGATCGCGTCGCCCCGCTCCGGGGTTGCCGACCCTCTGCGATCGAACAGCCGGTGCCCCACGCAGAAGTCGAGTCGCTCGCCGAGCTGAGGCCGAGGCTCGGGGTCCCGGTCATGCTCGACGAGTCCCTCTGCGGCGCGCCCGATGGCCGACGGGCCGTCTCACTCGGGCTGGCCGACCTGTTCAACGTCCGGATCTCCAAGTGCGGCGGCCTGGGCCCGACGATCCGGCTGATCGACCTGGCCTTCCGGTCCGGGCTCGGGGTGCAGCTGGGCTGCCATCCCGGGGAGTCGGGCCTGCTCTCGGCGGCCGGACGCCACCTGGCGAGCAACCTCATCGGACTCCGATACCTGGAAGGGTCGTATGAGCGGCACGTGCTGGCCGAGAATCCGACGACGCCCGACGTCACCTTCGGCTTCGGCGGCCGGGCGGGGACGATCGCCGGGCCGGGCCTGGGCGTCGAGGTCGACCCGGCCCGCCTCGAACGCATGACCGTCTCCCGACGGGACATCTCCCATGCCTGA
- a CDS encoding alpha/beta fold hydrolase: MPENFARRFEASDGYPLHVLSWPTPGPPRAVAVILHGVQSHAGWYHHLGRTLAGGGIEAHFPDRRGSGSNESQRGHCPSSRRLVKDVLELTRDLKASRPATPVILGGISWGGKVAVVSAAKGPESIDGVALICPGLQPRVGVPITEKLRIAAGFFLFRSKPIFRIPLADPALFTADPEAQRFIAEDELGLRRASAGLLAASMFLDRAARRAPGRVNQPCLLMLAGRDRIVDNDRTRAYFSRIASADTQEVEYPEAHHTLEFEADPGRYARDLIGWIEARWPVPDAATSPPP, encoded by the coding sequence ATGCCTGAGAACTTCGCCCGACGCTTCGAGGCGTCCGACGGCTACCCGCTGCACGTCCTCTCCTGGCCGACACCCGGGCCTCCCCGCGCCGTCGCCGTGATCCTCCACGGGGTCCAGAGCCACGCCGGCTGGTACCACCACCTCGGCCGGACGCTCGCCGGGGGGGGCATCGAGGCCCACTTCCCGGACCGTCGGGGATCGGGATCGAACGAGTCGCAGCGAGGGCATTGCCCCTCGTCCCGCCGCCTCGTGAAGGACGTCCTGGAGCTGACCCGGGACCTCAAGGCGTCCCGCCCGGCGACGCCGGTCATCCTGGGGGGCATCAGCTGGGGCGGGAAGGTCGCCGTCGTCTCGGCCGCGAAGGGGCCGGAGTCGATCGACGGCGTGGCCCTGATCTGCCCCGGCCTCCAGCCGAGGGTGGGCGTCCCGATCACCGAGAAGCTCCGGATCGCGGCCGGCTTCTTCCTGTTCCGCTCCAAGCCGATCTTCCGCATCCCGCTGGCCGACCCCGCCCTCTTCACGGCCGACCCCGAGGCCCAGCGGTTCATCGCCGAGGACGAACTCGGCCTCCGACGCGCCTCCGCCGGCCTGCTGGCCGCGAGCATGTTCCTGGACCGGGCCGCGAGGCGTGCCCCGGGCCGGGTCAATCAACCCTGCCTGCTCATGCTCGCCGGCCGGGATCGGATCGTCGACAACGACCGAACCCGGGCCTACTTCTCCCGGATCGCGAGCGCCGACACGCAGGAAGTGGAATATCCCGAAGCCCACCACACGCTGGAATTCGAGGCCGACCCGGGCCGCTATGCCCGGGACCTGATCGGGTGGATCGAGGCCCGATGGCCGGTCCCCGATGCGGCGACGTCGCCCCCCCCCTGA
- a CDS encoding class II fumarate hydratase, producing the protein MATEQQTRTEKDSMGTMEVPLDAYYGAQTRRAELNFAISGLRMPRAMIRSLGLIKKAAATVNRDLGLLDPKLADAIVSAADAVAEGEHDDQFVVDVFQTGSGTSSNMNTNEVIAGIANEALAGTRGGKSPVHPNDHVNYGQSSNDVFPTAIHLAALEGIEHHLIPSLRDLGDRLQAKAAELDGVVKIGRTHLQDAVPIRLGQEVSGFAAQVEHSIRRLQGVRGALGELAIGGTAVGTGLNTHEEFPGRMAEALSKQLGLPFRPATNHFEAMANKDAAVEASAALKAVAISLSNVANQIRWLASGPRCGIGEIRIPELQPGSSIMPGKVNPVIPEAVMMVAAQVVGNDATVGWANALGSNFDLNVMMPVLAYNLLQSISLLTGAARVLATRCVQVDPEVVVFGDVRGMEPNVERCNALIEQSLAMCTALAPRIGYDAAAAVAKVASKTGRNVRDVVNDLVGKAPGAYESSLGVAASPAAQQLGPLGQQEVDQLLDPMRQTHRGTGS; encoded by the coding sequence GTGGCGACCGAGCAGCAGACGAGGACCGAGAAGGATTCGATGGGGACGATGGAGGTCCCCCTGGACGCCTACTACGGGGCCCAGACCCGCAGGGCCGAGCTGAACTTCGCGATCAGCGGCCTGAGGATGCCCCGGGCCATGATCCGGTCGCTCGGCCTGATCAAGAAGGCCGCCGCCACGGTCAACCGGGACCTCGGGCTGCTCGACCCGAAGCTCGCCGACGCCATCGTCTCGGCCGCCGACGCGGTGGCGGAGGGGGAGCACGACGACCAGTTCGTCGTCGACGTCTTCCAGACCGGCTCCGGCACCTCGTCGAACATGAACACCAACGAGGTGATCGCCGGGATCGCCAACGAGGCCCTCGCCGGCACGCGGGGCGGCAAGAGCCCGGTCCACCCGAACGACCACGTCAACTACGGGCAATCCTCGAACGACGTCTTCCCGACCGCGATCCACCTGGCGGCGCTGGAAGGGATCGAACACCACCTGATCCCGTCCCTCCGGGATCTCGGCGACCGGCTGCAGGCCAAGGCGGCCGAGCTGGACGGGGTGGTGAAGATCGGCCGCACTCACCTGCAGGACGCGGTGCCGATCCGGCTCGGCCAGGAGGTCTCCGGGTTCGCCGCGCAGGTCGAGCACTCGATCCGACGGCTGCAGGGCGTCCGAGGGGCGCTCGGCGAGCTGGCCATCGGCGGCACGGCGGTCGGCACCGGCCTGAACACGCACGAGGAGTTCCCGGGGAGGATGGCCGAGGCGCTCTCGAAGCAACTCGGCCTCCCCTTCCGTCCGGCCACGAACCACTTCGAGGCAATGGCCAACAAGGACGCGGCGGTCGAGGCGTCGGCCGCGCTCAAGGCGGTGGCGATCAGCCTCTCGAACGTCGCCAATCAGATCCGATGGCTCGCCTCGGGCCCGAGGTGCGGCATCGGCGAGATCCGGATCCCGGAGCTGCAGCCGGGCAGCTCGATCATGCCGGGCAAGGTCAACCCGGTGATCCCCGAGGCGGTGATGATGGTCGCCGCCCAGGTCGTCGGCAACGACGCGACGGTCGGCTGGGCGAACGCGCTCGGCTCGAACTTCGACCTGAACGTGATGATGCCGGTGCTGGCGTACAATCTGCTCCAGTCCATCTCGCTGCTGACGGGCGCGGCCCGGGTGCTGGCGACCCGTTGCGTGCAGGTCGATCCCGAGGTCGTCGTCTTCGGCGACGTCCGGGGGATGGAGCCGAACGTCGAGCGTTGCAACGCCCTGATCGAGCAGAGCCTGGCGATGTGCACGGCCCTGGCCCCCCGGATCGGCTACGACGCGGCGGCGGCCGTCGCCAAGGTCGCCTCGAAGACCGGCCGGAACGTCCGGGACGTGGTCAACGACCTGGTGGGCAAGGCCCCGGGAGCGTACGAGTCGAGCCTCGGCGTGGCAGCCTCGCCCGCCGCCCAGCAGCTCGGGCCGCTCGGGCAGCAGGAGGTCGACCAGCTCCTCGACCCGATGAGGCAGACCCACCGGGGCACCGGATCCTGA
- a CDS encoding UDP-2,3-diacylglucosamine diphosphatase has product MSDVRPEAAEDRERSFDCLVISDLHLGSDVCQAKLIEEFLEWAVRHTRELVINGDIFDDLNFKRLSKRHFACLKSIRRHSDRDDLRLTWIRGNHDGAADVISHIVGVEFLDEYTFDNGQIRLLILHGDQFDHFITRYKWMTSIACGLFYYIQKWMPHSAARWIRRISKRFQRNSQVVRDGAVEYAQASGCDHVTCGHTHAPFEAFVDGIRYLNSGTWTEHPPCPFVAVSGDRVDLRYWPMDEPRPDPARVEGLASASTAGPVEG; this is encoded by the coding sequence ATGTCCGACGTCCGACCCGAAGCGGCCGAGGATCGGGAGCGGTCGTTCGATTGCCTGGTGATCAGCGACCTGCACTTGGGCAGCGACGTCTGCCAGGCGAAGCTGATCGAGGAGTTCCTGGAGTGGGCCGTCCGGCACACCCGGGAACTCGTCATCAACGGCGACATCTTCGACGACCTGAACTTCAAGCGCCTGAGCAAGCGGCACTTCGCCTGCCTCAAGAGCATCCGGCGGCATTCGGACCGGGACGACCTGCGGCTGACCTGGATCCGGGGGAACCACGACGGCGCCGCCGACGTGATCAGCCACATCGTGGGCGTCGAGTTCCTCGACGAGTACACCTTCGACAACGGCCAGATCCGCCTGCTGATCCTCCACGGCGACCAGTTCGACCACTTCATCACCCGGTACAAGTGGATGACCTCGATCGCCTGCGGGCTGTTCTACTACATCCAGAAGTGGATGCCGCACAGCGCCGCCCGCTGGATCCGGCGCATCTCGAAGCGATTCCAGCGGAACAGCCAGGTCGTCCGGGACGGCGCGGTGGAGTACGCCCAGGCCAGCGGGTGCGACCACGTCACCTGCGGCCACACCCACGCCCCGTTCGAGGCGTTCGTCGACGGCATTCGCTACCTCAACAGCGGTACCTGGACCGAGCACCCACCCTGCCCCTTCGTGGCGGTCTCGGGGGACCGGGTCGACCTGCGATACTGGCCGATGGACGAGCCCCGGCCGGACCCGGCCCGCGTCGAGGGATTGGCCTCGGCCTCGACGGCGGGGCCAGTCGAGGGCTGA